From Echinicola soli, a single genomic window includes:
- a CDS encoding LytR/AlgR family response regulator transcription factor has translation MRALVIDDERLARKELINLLSSIEDVEVIGEAVNVDDAKEKIGSLSPDVIFLDIQMPEKTGFDLLSEMDAVPDVIFTTAYDEFALKAFEVNALDYLLKPIEPSRLSEAILKLKNKLKNKVDLTKDTEKVTIDGDKKLSLEDQVFVKDGDRCWFVKLENVRLFESDGNYIKVYFGNNKPMIHKSLNALDERLDEKSFFRASRKHIINLSWVDGIEPWFNGGLVVTLKGGDRIEVSRRQAARFKDMMSL, from the coding sequence ATGCGCGCACTAGTAATCGATGACGAAAGACTGGCAAGAAAAGAACTGATCAACCTATTGTCTTCTATAGAAGATGTCGAAGTAATTGGAGAGGCAGTAAATGTAGATGATGCAAAGGAAAAGATAGGGAGCCTCAGTCCGGACGTGATATTTTTGGATATTCAGATGCCTGAAAAGACTGGTTTTGATCTCCTATCTGAAATGGATGCTGTGCCAGACGTGATTTTTACCACCGCCTACGATGAGTTTGCCCTCAAAGCGTTTGAGGTGAATGCACTGGACTACTTGCTAAAGCCAATAGAGCCCTCCAGACTCTCCGAAGCCATCTTAAAACTAAAAAACAAACTTAAAAATAAAGTAGATTTAACCAAAGATACTGAAAAAGTTACCATAGACGGAGATAAAAAACTATCTTTGGAAGATCAGGTGTTTGTAAAAGATGGCGATCGTTGTTGGTTTGTCAAGCTTGAAAATGTACGCTTGTTTGAATCCGATGGGAACTACATAAAAGTTTATTTTGGAAACAATAAACCCATGATTCACAAATCCCTGAATGCATTGGATGAGCGATTGGACGAAAAGTCCTTTTTTCGTGCTAGCCGAAAGCATATCATTAACCTAAGCTGGGTAGATGGGATAGAGCCTTGGTTTAATGGTGGATTGGTGGTTACGCTTAAGGGAGGAGATCGCAT
- a CDS encoding sensor histidine kinase produces the protein MDRSRLYWIFQIFGWAAFAVINLFFVSLIRGITSVQIGAYLSLGAFYFVSTHYFRHIIKRKDWFNFNLSKLLIQAFCALLVLSFANVIATVLINWVFGILREQEDLKPIVLLVNMFISFLYYALWAMMYFLYHFLENYNTTLKYQAKINEVKLNQLRNQLNPHFIFNALNSVRALVDENPPKSKEAITQLSNILRYSLIMDKKRTIDFSDEIKIVRDYLDLESIRFEERLRVSYDIEKKAYHYKIPPMMLQTIVENAIKHGISNLMRGGIIHIQCSVGLSDDLYIAVKNSGQLSHHGNRKENDGSGHGISNTIQRLKLIYGNKAYFKMRNFDNEFVVTEIKIPKQSTKLD, from the coding sequence AGATCTTCGGTTGGGCTGCATTTGCGGTGATCAACTTGTTTTTTGTCTCTTTGATCCGCGGCATTACATCGGTTCAGATAGGGGCGTACCTGTCGCTTGGTGCATTTTATTTTGTGTCCACGCATTATTTTAGGCACATCATTAAACGTAAGGACTGGTTTAACTTTAACCTGTCCAAGTTATTGATCCAGGCATTTTGTGCACTGCTGGTGCTAAGTTTTGCCAATGTGATCGCCACCGTATTGATCAACTGGGTTTTTGGAATTTTGAGAGAGCAGGAAGACCTGAAGCCGATTGTCTTGCTGGTCAATATGTTCATCAGTTTCTTGTACTACGCCCTGTGGGCAATGATGTATTTTCTGTACCATTTTCTTGAAAATTACAATACTACCCTGAAGTATCAGGCCAAAATCAACGAAGTCAAACTTAACCAGCTTCGGAACCAGCTGAATCCCCATTTTATTTTCAATGCCCTCAACAGCGTCCGTGCTTTGGTGGATGAAAACCCTCCCAAGTCAAAAGAAGCGATCACCCAGCTGAGCAATATCCTGCGTTATTCGTTAATCATGGACAAAAAGCGGACGATAGATTTTAGCGATGAGATAAAAATTGTGCGGGACTACCTTGACTTGGAGAGCATCCGGTTTGAAGAGCGCTTGAGGGTGTCTTATGATATTGAGAAAAAGGCCTATCATTATAAAATTCCTCCCATGATGCTGCAGACGATTGTCGAGAATGCCATTAAGCATGGTATTTCGAATCTGATGCGAGGGGGCATTATTCACATCCAGTGTTCTGTGGGGCTTTCAGATGATTTGTACATCGCAGTAAAAAACAGTGGACAGCTTAGCCATCATGGAAACCGCAAAGAAAACGATGGTAGCGGCCATGGCATTTCCAATACTATCCAGCGGCTAAAATTAATCTATGGTAACAAGGCTTACTTCAAAATGAGGAATTTTGACAATGAGTTTGTGGTCACAGAAATTAAAATTCCAAAACAAAGTACTAAATTAGACTAA